From the genome of Acidobacteriota bacterium, one region includes:
- a CDS encoding amidohydrolase family protein: MPNAIDIHVHLPTASFLDGSVKPFKEPAEAFFRSKVPVREMDEVARVYEELDIVAVLLAWDAETATGLPPLTNDEVADVVKKYPKQFVGFASVDPWKGKRAVAEMQRAISELGLIGAKFHPGIQAFYPNDSRFYPLYEKIAELGVPALFHTGTNGLGAGTPGGMGIKLDYTRPIYLDHVAADFPQLTIIGAHPAWPWHEEMLAIIGHKSNVFMDLSGWSPKYVPKAIMDEARGRLQDRILFGSDYPFITPQRWLADFDALEGFSPEVRQKILHDNAAKLLKLKSS; encoded by the coding sequence ATGCCAAACGCGATCGACATACACGTCCACCTGCCGACGGCGAGCTTCCTCGACGGTTCGGTCAAGCCATTCAAGGAACCGGCGGAGGCGTTCTTTCGAAGCAAAGTCCCCGTGCGCGAGATGGACGAAGTCGCGCGCGTCTACGAAGAACTCGACATCGTCGCAGTGCTGTTGGCGTGGGACGCTGAGACCGCAACCGGACTGCCGCCTCTTACAAATGATGAAGTTGCTGATGTCGTCAAGAAGTACCCGAAACAATTTGTCGGCTTCGCCAGCGTAGATCCGTGGAAGGGCAAGCGCGCGGTCGCGGAGATGCAGCGCGCCATCAGTGAGCTTGGGTTGATCGGAGCGAAGTTTCATCCCGGCATACAGGCCTTTTATCCGAACGACTCACGGTTCTACCCGCTTTACGAAAAGATTGCCGAGCTTGGCGTACCGGCGTTGTTTCATACCGGCACGAACGGGCTTGGAGCAGGAACGCCGGGAGGGATGGGAATAAAGCTCGACTACACGCGGCCCATCTATCTGGATCACGTTGCCGCCGATTTTCCCCAGCTTACGATCATCGGAGCGCACCCGGCCTGGCCGTGGCACGAAGAGATGCTCGCGATCATCGGGCACAAGTCTAACGTGTTTATGGATCTGTCGGGCTGGTCTCCGAAGTACGTTCCCAAAGCGATAATGGACGAGGCTCGAGGGCGGTTGCAGGATCGAATACTGTTCGGGAGCGACTATCCGTTCATCACGCCGCAGCGGTGGCTAGCGGACTTCGACGCGCTGGAAGGGTTTTCACCGGAAGTGCGACAGAAGATCCTGCACGACAATGCGGCGAAGCTCCTGAAGCTGAAGAGTTCTTAG
- a CDS encoding DUF2283 domain-containing protein, whose product MARRPIGASPSRLLVSAAQRIQIPTLPVRVEYDADVDTLYLRFREGVAPTRSKGDIEKGVVYDYRGKELIGIEILNASQPSESQPDSEQNTR is encoded by the coding sequence ATGGCGCGCAGACCGATAGGAGCTAGCCCGAGCCGCTTGCTTGTTAGCGCCGCCCAGCGCATACAGATTCCCACCTTGCCAGTTCGGGTCGAGTACGACGCCGATGTCGATACCTTGTACCTGCGGTTTAGAGAAGGCGTAGCTCCCACTCGCAGCAAGGGCGATATCGAGAAAGGTGTGGTCTACGATTACCGCGGGAAGGAACTCATAGGCATCGAGATCCTAAACGCATCACAACCTTCCGAGTCACAGCCCGACTCCGAACAAAACACCAGATAG